The genomic segment TGATTATCCTTTGTACTGTCTCGTTATCCTTCCCTCAAAAGTTCTGCCCCAGTGCACGCTCTGGGCTCATCATCTCCTTTGTTGATTGCTTCTGATTGGAATTTTTGAGGTTTCCTAAAAAATTCTACCCCAGTGTAGGGTTGGCTGAGTCTTGCGCTAATCCTCATATTTTAACTTGTCGTCGATTTCCCCCGACTTCATGTCTCTGAGGTTTCCTAagggttttttgggttttttcttttatgacgacCGAGCTCGAAAGCGCCTACATATCCCGTCCCGGCAAGAATTCAGGTCGAATGTAGTTCGgaataaagtaattgagttttggtttttactaataatTGCGATCGGGTCTGAcgtggactgcctacgtatctcactttggggaagtcaggtcattgcgtagttcattgCATAGATGATTGTTTTTCCCTATTCTATTACCAAAGTACGATTACAGGGAATGCTAACGtgattacaagcaaatggagtcctaaatgtagtatctcttgagtGTGCCAGCATTGATAGCTTTGGGCCATTCTTGTCCGTCCATCTCAGCTAGGAACATGGCTCCTCCCTAGAGTACTTTCTTGACCATGTATGGTCCTTGCCAGTTCAGCacaaattttcctttgtattcttcttggtgAGGGAAGACTCGCTTGAGTAAGATTTGCCCAATTTGGAAAAGTTGGGCTCTGACACGTTTGTTGAAAGCTCGGGACATTCTCATTATCTATGGTATGCACGTAGGAACAACTCGCCACCATTCTTTTCTCGTCGATCATGGCCAGTTGCTCATAGCGGTTTCTGACCCATTTTGTATCGTTCAGCTCGGCTTCTTGGATGATCCTTAATGATGGGATTTCCACTTCCGCGAGTATGACCGCTTCTGTGGCCGTAGACAAGGAGATACGGAGTTGCCCGGTAGACGTTCGGGTGGTCGTTCTATACCCCGACAAATCATACGACAACTGCTTGTGCCAATTCTTGTAGTTGTCGATCATCTTTCGCAAGATCCTCTTGAGATTCTTGTTGGCAGCTTCTACAGCACCGTTCATCTGTGGTCGGTAAGCAGCAGAGTTCCTGTGAGTTATCTTGAATTGCTCACAGATGTCTTTCATTAGATGGCTATTTAAATTGGCTCTATTGTCCGTGATGATGGACTCGGGAATACCGAAGCGGCATATGAGATTGTTCTTAACGAAATCAGCCACGACTTTCTTGGTTACCAACTTGTGGGAAGTtgcttccacccatttggtgaagtaaTTGATGGCAACCAAGATGAAGCGATATCCATTGGAAGCTGATGGCTCAATGGGCCCGATAACATCCATTCCCCATGCCATGAATATCTAGGGTGAGCTCATTACATGTAATTCTGTCGAAGGGACCTTGATCAAGTCTCCGTGGATCTGGcatttttgcacaaatttgAAGGAATCGTgttccatggtcatccagtagtACCCTGTCCTCAAAATCTTTTTGGCCAGGATGAAACCATTTATAAGGGGCCTGCATGCCCCCGCATGTACTTCCTTTAGCAGTCTTGTGGCCTCTTCGGCATCCACACACCTGAGTAAACCGAGGTCGGGTGTTCTTTTTTTATAGCActtctttatttaaaaataatccATTAGCTAGCCTCCTGatggttttcttttgatttgttGAGCTTTTCGGAGGATATTCTCTTTTCTCCAAGTACATTTTGATGTCGGCATACCACGACTTGCCATCCGGCCTAGCCTCAACGTGGGCGCAGTGAGCCTATTCTTCTTTCAGCAGGATCTCTAACGGATCAATGTGGGTACTCTTGGGATGCTAAATCATGGAGGATATTGTAGCCAAAGCGTCAGTGAACTCATTCTGAGCCCTTAGAGTATGCCTGAAGTCGATGCTTTTAAATCTCCTACACAACCTTTGTACCATATTAACATATGGCAATATATTGTCATTCttggttgcccaattttcttagTCGGAATCCCCGATTACTAGCAACTCTTGTATGTTCATGTCCAATGCCATTCTGAGACCGAGAATACATGCTTCATATTTGGCCATGTTATTGGTACATCTGAAGTTGAGTTTTGCGGCCATCAAATAATGTTGTCCTGTTTCTGATATCAACACTGCTCCGATGCCTGATCCTTTGTAGTTGACTGCTCCATCGAAGAACAGTCTCCATCCTGAGTATGGCTCGGTCACCTCTTCTTCCGTTGCCATCACCTCCTCGTCTAGGAAGAAAGTCCGTAACGGTTTGGGTTCATCATCGACAAGACTTTCTACCAGTAAGTCGGCTagggcttgtcct from the Lycium ferocissimum isolate CSIRO_LF1 chromosome 11, AGI_CSIRO_Lferr_CH_V1, whole genome shotgun sequence genome contains:
- the LOC132038572 gene encoding uncharacterized protein LOC132038572; this encodes MAWGMDVIGPIEPSASNGYRFILVAINYFTKWVEATSHKLVTKKVVADFVKNNLICRFGIPESIITDNRANLNSHLMKDICEQFKITHRNSAAYRPQMNGAVEAANKNLKRILRKMIDNYKNWHKQLSYDLSGYRTTTRTSTGQLRISLSTATEAVILAEVEIPSLRIIQEAELNDTKWVRNRYEQLAMIDEKRMVASCSYVHTIDNENVPSFQQTCQSPTFPNWANLTQASLPSPRRIQRKICAELARTIHGQESTLGRSHVPS